The sequence CTGGCCGGCATTGATCAGCAGATTGACGAGCACCTGTTGGAGTTGGATCCGGTCGCCACGGATCGGCGGCAGGCCAGGTTCCGTCTCGATGGCGAGGACGACGTCGTCCTTTGCGAACTCGCGGGCCACGAGGGAGGTGGCTTCCTCGATGATCTCGCTGATCTGCAGCTGATCCTTCTGGGGCGGTGCTTTCTTGAGGAAATTGCGGATGCGGGCCACGATCTCACTGGCTCGCCGGCCCTGAGCGACAACGTGGCCCATCGTGGTCGCGACCTCCTTCAGATCGGGCACGTCGCGCCGCAGCCACCGCAGGCCGGCTTCGCCGCTGGTGACGATCGCTGCCAGCGGCTGGTTCACCTCGTGGGCAATGGAGGCGCTGATCTCGCCCAAGGTGGCGACGCGCGCCGCATGCGCGAGATCCGCTTGCGCGGCGAGCAGCGCATCCTGCGCCTGCCTGCGCTCGGTGATATCGATGACGAAGGCGAGCACGTTACGATCTCCATCCGGCTCGGCCGGAAAGGTGATCGTGAACAGCACGGGGACCTTGCGTCCGTCCAGCCTGACGATCTCAGTCTCGCCTTCGTAAAAGGGTTCGCCTTCGGCGAATGCCAGTAATGCGCCGAGAAAGCTGCGGTCGTTCTGGCCGAGGAGTTTGTCGACATTGGCGATGAAGGCCGAAGAGCCGTCCGCGCCTGCCATCTTCTGCATGGCCGGATTGACATCGGTGATTTTGGCGAGCCGGCGGGCAGAGCGGACGATATCGGGATGTCGCGCCAAATGATTGCGCAAGCCGGCGCCGCCAGTGTCCAGCGCGTTCAGCGTGGCCCGTACCTCGGTCCAGTCCTCCTCCACCACGCCGATCCGGCTTGCGTCGAACATCCGGCGGTATCGCTGCTCGCTCTGCACCAGGGCGCTGTGCGCCGCCACGCGATCCGTGACGTCGGTGTGCGTTTCAAGCACGCCGACCGGCTTGCCGAGATGGTCGTGCTGCACGGCCCAGCGGGCATCGACCATGAGTGTAGCACCGTCCTTCGTGCGCTGCTCCACTCTGCCTTCCCAGCGGCCGGTCTCGAGCAGAACACGCTCGATTGCCTCTCGCTTGTCTGGATAGGTGGTCCGCAGCAACGCGTCGGCGGAGCGCCCGAGCGCATCACCGGCCGGCCAGCCATAGGTCTGCTCCGCGGCCTTGTTCCAGAAGCTGATCATGCCGGCGCGATCGCGGACGAAGATCATGTCATGCGAGAGGTTGAGCAGGCGCGCCTGCGCCGCCAGGCGGTTGGTTGCGGCATGGTTCTGCAGCGCCAGCAGCGTGGTGATGGTGATGGCCGCAAGGCTCACCACGGCACGAAGGGCCGGCGAGGCGATGTGCTGGAGATCATGCGAGAGCAGATAGGCCGTGATCGTCAGCACCGCGCAGCCGCTCGCCGCGACCACGATGTCATTGCGCCGGTTCGTCCGCGCAGCGAGCAGTATCGCAACGACATAGAGAACGGCGACCGCGCCTTCGAGCGGCGTCAGGACATCGATGAGGAAAACCGCGAGGGCGAGGATTGCGGACCAGAACCGCAGGCCTGCGCGGCTCATGGACGAGCCCGTAACCCGATCAGGAGTCGTCATCGTCGCTGGTCGTCGTTCGCTTCATTCCAGCTGCGTTGATGCCGCGATTTTGTGGCGCCGACAACATCTGGCTGCGTGATTTTCGTGCTCTCTTGGAAGACCGCATGACCGGCCGGAGGCCGCGCGGCCAATGGGGCAGGCAATCTCTCGAAAAACAGCAATTCTCCGCGATTTTCCCCAGCGGTGGCGCGTCAACTTACCGCAGGTGCATGGCGCAGCGCCGTCGGTCGATTCGTCAATGCTTGGACGGTGTCCGGCCGCCGGTCAACTCAGCGGCCTCGCTGCGATCATACCTAGGTATGATGCGATCAACCCGAGAACCTATCGGTCCACCCGCGCGTAGAATGGAGCGCGCGGCCCCTCGAATTACTCTGCTCCCATGACGTTCGGACAACCCGGCCAGGCTTTCGCCGGATCGAAACGGGACAAGGAGCTTCGACGATGTCGCTACAGCTGTCACAGCCGCTTACCACCAAGGATCATGCATTCGGCTCGATCGATGTCTCGGAGATCGACGGCAGCAGGCGCCGGCGCTCGGGATATTCCGGTCAGGCCGGCAAGGAGGGGACGACGATGTCTCTGGTTCACCTCGATGTTGCACTCGCCATCGAGGCGCCGGATATGCAGAGGTCCGCTCGCGAGTCCGGCTTCAGGGTGTCTGCCAAGCGGCTCGATCGGGAATGCGGTGCAGAGGAGTCCACGGATCCCGTGATGCGGCGGCTTTCGGACGCGCTCGCGGCGACCGAGATCATGCACCATCCCCATTCGGCCATCCTCGCCGATGCGTTGCGTCTTGCCATTGTGACCCGCCGCGCCAGCGCACAGACCGTGACTCAGCGCAGTGAGGCCGAGCCCGATAACGACGAGCGTGAAGGCCGTGCGTGCCGCACCGTGCGGTCGTTGCAGAAATGGCGCCTCAAGCGCGTGATGCAATATGTCGACGAAAATCTGGGCGCGAAGATCACGCTGGAGCAGCTCGCCGCCGTTGCCGGGCTCAGCCGGATGCACTTTGCCGCGCAGTTCCGGGCGGCGGTCGGCATGCGGCCTCACGAATTTCTGTTGAAGCGCCGGATCGAGCGTGCCCAGGAACTGCTGAAGCAAGGCGACGTCTCGCTGGTCGACACCGCCTTGACGGTGGGATTCCAGACCCAGGCGCACTTCACGACGGTGTTCAAGCGGTTCGTCGGCGATACGCCCTATCAATGGCGCAGCGCCTATCTGGCGCAATTCATGCCGCTGCCGCGCGCGGAAGCTGTGCCGTCATGACCGAGATCGCAATTCAGCTGCTGATGTTGCCGCTGGCCGGCATCCACATGACGCCCGCGCACAACGAGGTCACGGGCTGGCTCGAAATTGCCCGTGCTCTTGGCAATTCCTACCGTCTGGCTTCTTCAGGGCTGGGGCTCGGCGCGCTCTATGGCCGCTTCATCTTCAGCTTCTGCAGAGCCACCGTCGCAGTTGTCGCGCGATAGCAGGCAACGGATCGGCCGATCGTGCGATCGGCCTGCAACGATGCAACGGCGGCGCAATACCCGAACGACGCCGGGCCGGAACGCGAACCAGGAGAATGATGATGGCGAGGCGACGACATGTGATTTCATCGCTGATGTTCGGCGGTGCGCTCGTTGCGATCATCGGCATTTCCGAGGCGACGCTCGAGCCGCCGGAGCCGTATGGCGACCGCTTCTGCCTCCTCGATGACGGGCATCAAACCTGCGGCTTTGCAACACTGGCCCTGTGCATGAAAAGCATAACGGGTGCGGAAGCGGAGTGCGTCCGTGAGGCCGCCGACGACAAGAACGCAGATCGGGCGGGTCGGCACGAGCATTGAGGCTGCGTCTGGCCGGGGCTACGATTGTCAAATCGTCCAAGTGCGCTCTCGCACAGCCGTTGGACGTCGGAGGAACGCTTCCTTCCGCTCCCCGTTAGCGGAACAAACGCCCGGAGCGCTCACATGACCCATTATCCAAAACCCCCTTTTCCTGCGCAGCAGCAACCGATGCCCGGCTCGACCCGGGCGATGGATCCGAAGCCGGATCACGGCGAGGAGAGTTACAAGGGGGCGGGACGCCTGGCTGGAAAGAAAGCGATCATCACTGGCGGTGACAGCGGGATTGGCCGCGCCGTCGCGATCGCCTATGCGAGGGAAGGCGCCGACATCGTCATCTCCTATCTGAACGAGGACGAGGATGCCGGCGAGGTCAAGGCGCTGGTCAAGCGGGAGGGACGCAAAGCCGTCCTGATCCCCGGTGACATCCGCAATCCCGAGCATTGCCGCACCATCGTCCGGCGCACCGTCGAGGAACTCGGCGGCATCGACATCCTCGTCAACAATGCCGCTCATCAGGCGACGTTCAAGGATATTGCCGATATCAGCGACGAGGAATGGCAGCTCACGTTCGAGACCAACATCCACGCCATGTTCTATCTGACCAAGGCCGCCGTCCCGCATATGCGTCCCGGCGCGGCCATCGTGAACACGGCCTCGGTGAACTCCGACATGCCGAATCCCAGCCTGCTCGCCTATGCCACCACCAAGGGAGCCATCCAGAACTTCACCGGCGGGCTTGCCCAGATGCTGGCGGAGAAGGGCATTCGGGTCAACGCCGTTGCTCCCGGTCCGATCTGGACGCCGCTGATTCCCTCCACGATGTCGGAGGACAGGGTCAAGAACTTCGGCAAGCAGGTCCCGATGCAGCGCGCCGGCCAGCCGGCCGAGCTCGCCACGGCCTATGTCATGCTCGCCGATCCGCTCTCGAGCTACACATCGGGGGCGACGCTCGCCGTCACCGGTGGCAAGCCGTTTATCTGACTCTCGGCATGCAAGAAGGCGTGACTGCGAGGAGGGCCCCCCGCGGTCGTGCCGGCCTCAGCTGCGATGCCACGCCGCCAGATTCCACGTGATGGTGTCCCATCCCGAAATGTCGATCATGAGATTGTTGACGCTGGCGTTGACGATGTGCCGCGACAGCAGCGGCAGGAACACGTTGGCCCCGCAGAAGATCTCGTCAACCTTCATCAGCAGCGCGGCGCGTTTGGCGGGGTCGAGCTCGTTCTGCGCGGCCTTGTAGGCCTTGTCGGCTTCGGGATCGGAATAGCGCGAATTGTTGCGGCCCAGCCATTTGTTGTCCTTGGTGGCGATCTCCCAGGATACGCACTGGTTCAGCAATCGCTCCGGATCGGGCTGCGGCTGCGTCGTATTGTACATCTCCATGTCGGCGTAGAATTTCGAATAGGTGTCGGGATTGCCGACGTCCGATGAGAAGAACACCGATGCCGTGACCGCCTTGATCTCGATGTCGATGCCGGCCTTCTGACAAGCCTGCTTGATGATGGCCTGAGTCTTCTGCCGCGGGGCGTTTGTGGAGGTCTGGAAGACGTATTTGAGCCTCTTGCCGTCCTTCTCGCGGATGCCGTCCGCGCCCCTGGTCCAGCCGGCCTCGTCGAGGATCTTGTTGGCCTTGTCGATGTCGAACTCGTATTTCAGCTTGGGAGACTTGAACTGCTTGGGCGCGTTGACGAAGCTCGCGGTTGCGATGGCGCCGCGTCCGTAGATGAACTTCTGGATCGAATCGCGGTCGATTAGGAGATTGATCGCGCGGCGAACGGCAGGATCTGACAGCGTCGGGTGCTTGGTCTTGACGCTCGAACGCTCGCCGTCGACCTCGGTCCAGGGATCCGTCGTGTTGAGGATGATGAATTCGACATTGCCGGAAGGCGTGATGTCGAGCTTGCCTTTGCCGCCCGCCTCCATGCGCTTGAGGACTTCCTCCTCCACCTGCATGTTCCAGGCAAAGTCGTACTCGGCAGTCTGCAACACTGCGCGCGCCGCGGAGACCGCGTCGCCGCCGCCCTTGACCTCAAGCGTGTCGAAATGCGGTTGATTCTTGATGTGATAATCGGGATTGCGTTCGGCGCGGATCAGGTCGCCCGGCTTGAACTCGACGAACTTGTACGGACCGGTGCCGACCGGCTTCAGATTCGCCGGCGCCTCGCGCGACTTGGCGCCGACATAGTCGCCGAAATGATGCTTCGGCAGGATCTGGCCGACCGAGCCGCCGACGAAGGGATCGGCCCAGAACGGCGTTGGCGCCTTGAAGATCACCTTGACGGTGTAGTCGTCGATCTTCTCGACCTTGATGTCCTTGTACGATCCCGTCGTATAGGCCGCGGTCGCGAGGTCCGCGGCGTATTGCCAGGTGAAGACGACGTCGTCGGCGGTGAAAGGCTTGCCGTCATGCCACTTGACGCCCTGCTTGAGCTTCCAGGTCACGCTCATGCCGTCTGCCGCAATGCCGCCGTTTGCCTTCGCCGGAGCCTCGGCGGCAAGGCAGGGGATGAGGTTGCCGTCCTTGTCCCAGCCGGCGAGCGGCTCAAAGAAGATTCGCGAGGCGATCTGGTCCTTGGTGCCGATCGCGAAATGCGGATTGAGCAAGGTCGGGGCCTGCCAGAGCAGGATCTTGAGCGGGCCACCGCCGCCGGCCTTGGTCGGTTTGTATGGGAGCCTGGCGTCGGCCATCGCCACGTCGTGCCAGACCAGGATCTGGCTCGCGATCGGCGCGGTTATCCCGATCGCGGCAACGCGCTGGATGAAGGAGCGTCGCGACAGCGTGCCTTGCTTCACCTCCGCGATCAGATTGCGGATGTCCTTCTCGTTCATCGGATGCTCCCCACGCTTGAAAGTTGTCACCGGCCGTGACGCACTCTAGCTCAGGAGGGGAGCATGGGGGAGTCGAAGATGTCGCAGCGAGACGGCGCAACCTCGTCCGCGACCGTGGCGGCTCCGCAGGGGGAGCCGCCATCTCGTCGTCACGCGGCGTTGGAAGCCTTTGCGTCGGAAGCCTTGGCATTGACGCCCTTGCGCAGCGCCACCGTGTTGAGCTTGGTGTTCGCGGCCTTCTCCTCGTTCAGATTGGTGGTGAGGAAGCGCACGATCTCGTCGTGGCCGAGCTCCTCGGCCCATGCGATCAGCGTGCCGTAGCGGCACATCTCATAGTGCTCGACGGCCTGCGCGTTCGCGACGATGGCGGCATCCAGCACGGCCTTGTCCTCGATCTCGCCGGCGGTCTCGTCGGCCTCCTTGATGAGACCGTCGATGGCCGGGCAGTGGGTTCCGCTCGCCTCCTTGCCGAGCTTGGCGAACACCTTCTCGAGCCGTTCGACCTGCTTGCGCGTCTCCTCCAGATGCGCCTTCAGGCCGGCGACGAGGTCCCTGTTGGTGGCCTTCTCGATCATCGTCGGCAGCGATTTCAAGATCTGCTGTTCGGCATAGTAGATGTCCTGGAGGCCGTGGATCAGCAAGTCCTCCATCGATTTGATATCCTTGGTAAAGAAACCCATAAAAAGACTCCTGTTCTACAATGATGGCAGTGGAACGCCGCAGGCCGGCAGCTGTTCCCGTCCGAGCGAGCGACATGCCTGCAATCCGGCGGGCAACGCAGAGGAACATTCTGCGAAGTGCTCGGGGCGGCCATGGGACACTTGAGGTTCTGATCGAGAGCGCCTGCGAATTCGTTTCCCGTTTGCCGCCGAATGGAGAAGGCGTGCCCGCGACAGGCGCCTAATATGGATTTCCATTTCATTGATTTCGCACTGCAGAGAAGCGAATACGGTTCCATCGATTTCCGAAGATTGCACGGAGACCAAGATGTCGTTTCGCTCACCGCTGATCCTCTCGATCCTGCTCGCTGCCTGGTCCGCCGCCGCGAGCGCCGAGACCATCAAAATCGGCGTCACGCCGGGACCGCACGCGCAAATCCTGGAGGCGGTGAAGCCGATCGCGGCCAAGCAGGGCCTCGACCTCCAGCTGATCGAGTTCTCCGACTACGTCGTGCCCAACGCTGCGCTCGATGCCGGCGAGATCCAGGCCAATTCGTTCCAGAACCAACCTTACCTGGACAATCAGAAGGCCGACCGCGGCTACAAGATCGAGGCTGTCGCGCTCACCGTGAACTTCCCGATCGGCGTCTATTCGAAGAAGCACAAGGCCTTCGCCGACATCCCCGAGGGCGGCAAGGTCTCCATCCCAAATGATCCGACCAATGGCGGCCGCGTGCTGTTGCTGCTGCGCGACAAGGGCGTGATCAAGCTGAAGGACGGCACCGGCTTCAAGCCGACGGTGCTCGACATCACCGACAATCCCAAGAAGCTGAAATTCATCGAGGTCGATGCGGCGCAGGCGCCGCGCGCGCTGGACGACGTCGATGCCGCCGCGATCAACACCAATTACGCAACTCAGGCGGGCCTCGATCCCGTCAAGGACCCGATCCTGCGCGAGGACCCGAAGGGCCCCTATGTCAACCTGATCGCCGTTCGCACCGCGGACAAGGACAAGCCCTGGGTCAAGACTCTCGTGGACAGCTATCGCACGCCGGAGGTCAAGGAGTTCGTCCTGACCAAGTTCAAGGGCGCGGTGCTGCCGAGCTGGTAGGCAGTCTGCCCAGTCCGGCTTCAGTGCGGGGACGATCCCGGCGGGCAGCCTTGCGTATGAGCCTTGCGCAATGCCCGCTTGTCTGGACCTGCGGCAACCGACATCATCGGGGCCCATCCTCGCCCGACAGGGGTCGTATGAAACGCTTTGCAAACCTGAAACGACTGGGCTTCTTCACGCGCCTGCTCGACGAGGCGTCGCCGGCCGAGCGCTATCGCTTCGCCGCCGAACAGATCGTGCGCGCGGAGGAGGCCGGGCTCGATTCCGCCTGGATCGCGCAGCACCATTTCCACGAGCGCGAAGGCGGCCTGCCGTCGCCCTTTGCCTTCCTCGGCTACGTCGCCGCGCAGACCTCGCGCATCCGCCTCGGCACCGGCATCGTCACGCTGCCGCTGGAGAATGCGGTCCGGGTCGCGGAGGACGCCGCGGTGCTCGACCTGCTCTGCAACGGCCGCTTCGAGCTTGGCGTCGGCACCGGCGGCAATCCGTCGGCCTTCGCCGCGTTCGGCCTCGACAGCGCGCAGCGCAACGAGATCTTCGCCCGCAATCTGGAGGTCGTCCGCGCCGCGCTGGTCGGCAAGCCTCTCGATGGTGGCGATACGCTCTATCCGCAACGGCCGGAATTGGACGGGCGCATCTGGCAGGCGACATTCTCCGTCGCGGGCGGCGCCCGGGCCGGCAAGGCGGGCGATGGCCTGTTGCTGTCGCGCACGCAGCCGCGGACCAAGGAGGCGCCGCGCGCGACACTCGCCGAAATCCAGAATCCGATCATCGA comes from Bradyrhizobium sp. CCGE-LA001 and encodes:
- a CDS encoding peptide ABC transporter substrate-binding protein yields the protein MNEKDIRNLIAEVKQGTLSRRSFIQRVAAIGITAPIASQILVWHDVAMADARLPYKPTKAGGGGPLKILLWQAPTLLNPHFAIGTKDQIASRIFFEPLAGWDKDGNLIPCLAAEAPAKANGGIAADGMSVTWKLKQGVKWHDGKPFTADDVVFTWQYAADLATAAYTTGSYKDIKVEKIDDYTVKVIFKAPTPFWADPFVGGSVGQILPKHHFGDYVGAKSREAPANLKPVGTGPYKFVEFKPGDLIRAERNPDYHIKNQPHFDTLEVKGGGDAVSAARAVLQTAEYDFAWNMQVEEEVLKRMEAGGKGKLDITPSGNVEFIILNTTDPWTEVDGERSSVKTKHPTLSDPAVRRAINLLIDRDSIQKFIYGRGAIATASFVNAPKQFKSPKLKYEFDIDKANKILDEAGWTRGADGIREKDGKRLKYVFQTSTNAPRQKTQAIIKQACQKAGIDIEIKAVTASVFFSSDVGNPDTYSKFYADMEMYNTTQPQPDPERLLNQCVSWEIATKDNKWLGRNNSRYSDPEADKAYKAAQNELDPAKRAALLMKVDEIFCGANVFLPLLSRHIVNASVNNLMIDISGWDTITWNLAAWHRS
- a CDS encoding ATP-binding protein, which codes for MSRAGLRFWSAILALAVFLIDVLTPLEGAVAVLYVVAILLAARTNRRNDIVVAASGCAVLTITAYLLSHDLQHIASPALRAVVSLAAITITTLLALQNHAATNRLAAQARLLNLSHDMIFVRDRAGMISFWNKAAEQTYGWPAGDALGRSADALLRTTYPDKREAIERVLLETGRWEGRVEQRTKDGATLMVDARWAVQHDHLGKPVGVLETHTDVTDRVAAHSALVQSEQRYRRMFDASRIGVVEEDWTEVRATLNALDTGGAGLRNHLARHPDIVRSARRLAKITDVNPAMQKMAGADGSSAFIANVDKLLGQNDRSFLGALLAFAEGEPFYEGETEIVRLDGRKVPVLFTITFPAEPDGDRNVLAFVIDITERRQAQDALLAAQADLAHAARVATLGEISASIAHEVNQPLAAIVTSGEAGLRWLRRDVPDLKEVATTMGHVVAQGRRASEIVARIRNFLKKAPPQKDQLQISEIIEEATSLVAREFAKDDVVLAIETEPGLPPIRGDRIQLQQVLVNLLINAGQAMSSQSGSRIVTLRTGTADGESIVITVQDSGPGISPDDLPRLFDPFFTTKHGGMGMGLAICRTTVEAHGGQLSAESIPGSGATFRLTLPFSQQRASP
- a CDS encoding YciE/YciF ferroxidase family protein; the protein is MGFFTKDIKSMEDLLIHGLQDIYYAEQQILKSLPTMIEKATNRDLVAGLKAHLEETRKQVERLEKVFAKLGKEASGTHCPAIDGLIKEADETAGEIEDKAVLDAAIVANAQAVEHYEMCRYGTLIAWAEELGHDEIVRFLTTNLNEEKAANTKLNTVALRKGVNAKASDAKASNAA
- a CDS encoding putative FMN-dependent luciferase-like monooxygenase, whose translation is MKRFANLKRLGFFTRLLDEASPAERYRFAAEQIVRAEEAGLDSAWIAQHHFHEREGGLPSPFAFLGYVAAQTSRIRLGTGIVTLPLENAVRVAEDAAVLDLLCNGRFELGVGTGGNPSAFAAFGLDSAQRNEIFARNLEVVRAALVGKPLDGGDTLYPQRPELDGRIWQATFSVAGGARAGKAGDGLLLSRTQPRTKEAPRATLAEIQNPIIDAYLAALPAGCEPRIMASRSVFVADDHAEAMRLADIGLRRALPQFLKGGHARPGETLEEMITAFDTHVGAAEGVIASLRADATLDRVTDLVFQAHSVDAPHPYTLRSIELVAEKVAPALGWTRTPPGVALAG
- a CDS encoding MetQ/NlpA family ABC transporter substrate-binding protein yields the protein MSFRSPLILSILLAAWSAAASAETIKIGVTPGPHAQILEAVKPIAAKQGLDLQLIEFSDYVVPNAALDAGEIQANSFQNQPYLDNQKADRGYKIEAVALTVNFPIGVYSKKHKAFADIPEGGKVSIPNDPTNGGRVLLLLRDKGVIKLKDGTGFKPTVLDITDNPKKLKFIEVDAAQAPRALDDVDAAAINTNYATQAGLDPVKDPILREDPKGPYVNLIAVRTADKDKPWVKTLVDSYRTPEVKEFVLTKFKGAVLPSW
- a CDS encoding DUF3551 domain-containing protein; translated protein: MMMARRRHVISSLMFGGALVAIIGISEATLEPPEPYGDRFCLLDDGHQTCGFATLALCMKSITGAEAECVREAADDKNADRAGRHEH
- a CDS encoding SDR family oxidoreductase — translated: MTHYPKPPFPAQQQPMPGSTRAMDPKPDHGEESYKGAGRLAGKKAIITGGDSGIGRAVAIAYAREGADIVISYLNEDEDAGEVKALVKREGRKAVLIPGDIRNPEHCRTIVRRTVEELGGIDILVNNAAHQATFKDIADISDEEWQLTFETNIHAMFYLTKAAVPHMRPGAAIVNTASVNSDMPNPSLLAYATTKGAIQNFTGGLAQMLAEKGIRVNAVAPGPIWTPLIPSTMSEDRVKNFGKQVPMQRAGQPAELATAYVMLADPLSSYTSGATLAVTGGKPFI
- a CDS encoding AraC family transcriptional regulator: MSLQLSQPLTTKDHAFGSIDVSEIDGSRRRRSGYSGQAGKEGTTMSLVHLDVALAIEAPDMQRSARESGFRVSAKRLDRECGAEESTDPVMRRLSDALAATEIMHHPHSAILADALRLAIVTRRASAQTVTQRSEAEPDNDEREGRACRTVRSLQKWRLKRVMQYVDENLGAKITLEQLAAVAGLSRMHFAAQFRAAVGMRPHEFLLKRRIERAQELLKQGDVSLVDTALTVGFQTQAHFTTVFKRFVGDTPYQWRSAYLAQFMPLPRAEAVPS